The Impatiens glandulifera chromosome 3, dImpGla2.1, whole genome shotgun sequence genome contains a region encoding:
- the LOC124930756 gene encoding DELLA protein GAI-like has translation MGPYGSCTSGGSSSGSSSSNNIDGMLAGTGYKVRSSELRHVAQRLEYLETAMVNAPSSELSHIADDTVIYNPSDLGSWVDSLLSELPQSVPVPDNNLPNFPDLDDYNLVVGPAANQTVDTDPNLNPWAAAVHHMEGQHSGNSQQQLSGVTAVEEDSGIRIVHLLMSCAETIQRGEFTLAATLVEEMQDLLTRVNTDCGIGKVAGYFIDALSQRIFSPPQPVSSVASVYENEILYRHFYEACPYLKFAHFTANQAILEAFHGHDCVHVVDFNLMEGLQWPALIQALALRPGGPPLLRLTGIGPPSPDGRDSLREIGLRLAELARSVNVRFAFRGVAASRLEDVKPWMLQVNPKEAIAVNSIMQFHRLLATDPTRPAPMDSVLKWIKTLNPKIVTVVEQEVDHNQPEFLERFMEALYYYSTMFDSLEVCSIQPEKALAEMYIQKQIYNVVCCEGSGRVERHETLDKWRARFGQAGFHPVHLGSNAYKQASMLLTLFSAEGYSVEENDGCLTLGWHNRPLIAASAWHAGSNLDHSVGSI, from the coding sequence ATGGGTCCATACGGTTCATGTACATCAGGAGGAAGCAGCAGCGGTAGTTCATCATCCAATAATATTGATGGGATGTTAGCAGGAACAGGGTACAAAGTCAGATCATCGGAGCTCCGGCATGTAGCTCAACGCCTTGAATATCTCGAGACGGCCATGGTCAACGCACCTTCCTCCGAACTGTCTCATATTGCAGACGATACAGTTATTTACAACCCATCTGATCTCGGTTCCTGGGTCGATTCCCTTCTCTCTGAATTACCCCAATCAGTTCCTGTCCCTGATAATAATTTACCCAATTTCCCCGATCTTGATGATTATAACCTAGTAGTGGGCCCCGCCGCGAATCAGACGGTGGATACTGATCCTAATCTTAATCCGTGGGCGGCGGCGGTGCATCATATGGAGGGGCAACATTCAGGAAATTCGCAGCAGCAATTATCAGGTGTGACCGCCGTTGAAGAAGATTCAGGTATTCGGATTGTTCATTTGTTGATGAGCTGCGCTGAAACAATCCAACGGGGAGAATTCACCTTAGCGGCGACGTTGGTAGAGGAGATGCAAGATTTGTTGACACGTGTCAACACCGATTGCGGCATTGGCAAGGTCGCCGGATACTTCATCGACGCACTCAGCCAACGTATCTTCTCGCCGCCGCAACCCGTTTCCTCCGTCGCCTCTGTTTACGAGAACGAGATACTCTACCGTCATTTCTACGAGGCTTGTCCCTATTTAAAATTCGCTCATTTCACCGCAAATCAGGCGATATTGGAAGCGTTCCACGGTCACGATTGCGTTCACGTTGTTGATTTTAACCTAATGGAGGGTCTTCAATGGCCGGCGTTAATTCAGGCATTAGCCTTACGCCCCGGCGGGCCACCGTTACTTCGACTAACCGGCATAGGACCACCATCGCCGGACGGACGAGATTCCCTCCGTGAAATCGGTCTCCGATTGGCTGAGCTGGCACGGTCGGTTAACGTCCGGTTTGCTTTCCGTGGAGTCGCCGCTTCACGGCTTGAAGATGTTAAACCATGGATGTTACAAGTCAACCCGAAAGAAGCAATTGCCGTGAACTCAATCATGCAATTCCACAGGCTACTAGCAACAGACCCGACCCGACCCGCACCAATGGATTCAGTTCTGAAATGGATAAAAACTCTGAACCCGAAGATCGTAACGGTGGTGGAGCAAGAAGTGGATCATAACCAGCCCGAGTTCTTAGAACGGTTCATGGAAGCTTTGTACTATTACTCCACGATGTTCGATTCGTTAGAGGTTTGTTCAATTCAACCCGAGAAGGCCTTGGCCGAGATGTATATTCAGAAACAGATATACAATGTGGTATGTTGTGAAGGGTCGGGTCGGGTCGAGAGACATGAGACACTGGATAAGTGGCGTGCCCGTTTCGGTCAAGCTGGGTTTCACCCGGTTCATCTCGGGTCGAATGCATATAAACAAGCCAGCATGCTGCTAACCCTATTCTCGGCTGAAGGGTATAGTGTGGAAGAAAATGACGGCTGCTTGACTCTTGGCTGGCATAACCGCCCACTCATTGCGGCTTCGGCTTGGCATGCGGGTTCAAATCTGGATCATTCGGTCGGTTctatttag
- the LOC124932707 gene encoding uncharacterized protein LOC124932707, with translation MGFSSQPEFNHRNPIAATATTALGFTLLPSELIQQIILNLSLPDITRLKPINKLINSITHETNFLKEYNARSSASTWLFLYRKPWHRNSILHGFSDDSNRWFKFRIDHLLHSKFDDAYFLVAGGNIFLFALNSSRDVISVNPISGTTKRLPPSPLGPRDTSRWRRSGMKLLPGPPGSGHFKFLFTDLIHDHPFLFIYDSISDEWKSKEAREGVREGKGGVVLSVVHRGNENIKIAYNNGEAVILRPRLDVGVDGLRVYGDGKMMIVGSEGGSVKMIKCVELYGLSLINDERKWEKISSKMPNELIEKIKRPYNVIMGCLEETKNGKMVRAVLVSNYEGQMDITWLCYDMDKMTWTWVPLPDCQMKGSNMAGIAFSSSGLTLPSN, from the coding sequence ATGGGTTTCTCCTCCCAACCCGAGTTCAACCACCGGAATCCTATCGCCGCCACCGCCACCACTGCTCTCGGGTTCACTCTTCTCCCATCCGAACTAATTCAACAAATCATCCTTAACTTATCCTTACCGGATATAACTCGTCTTAAGCCCATAAACAAGCTTATCAATTCTATCACACACGAAACCAATTTTCTAAAAGAATACAACGCGCGATCTAGCGCATCCACTTGGTTGTTCCTATATAGGAAGCCGTGGCATCGGAACTCAATCCTCCACGGCTTCTCAGACGATTCCAACCGGTGGTTCAAGTTTCGTATTGACCATCTTCTACACTCCAAATTCGACGACGCCTATTTCTTAGTAGCGGGTGGTAATATATTTCTCTTCGCTTTAAACTCTAGCCGCGATGTTATCTCGGTCAACCCTATTTCCGGGACCACCAAACGTCTCCCTCCGAGCCCTTTGGGCCCGCGTGACACTTCACGATGGAGAAGGTCCGGGATGAAGTTGTTGCCCGGACCACCAGGCTCAGGCCATTTCAAGTTCTTATTCACCGACTTGATCCACGATCACCCCTTTTTGTTCATTTATGACTCGATAAGTGACGAGTGGAAATCGAAGGAAGCGCGAGAGGGTGTTAGGGAGGGTAAGGGAGGCGTGGTTCTTAGCGTGGTCCATAGGGGGAACGAGAATATAAAGATTGCTTATAACAACGGGGAGGCAGTCATCCTACGGCCGAGATTGGACGTGGGAGTGGACGGGCTTAGAGTGTATGGGGATGGAAAGATGATGATCGTTGGATCTGAGGGGGGATCGGTGAAAATGATAAAGTGTGTTGAACTATATGGATTGAGCTTAATAAATGATGAAAGGAAATGGGAAAAGATATCATCAAAGATGCCAAATGAGTTAATAGAGAAGATAAAGAGGCCTTATAATGTGATAATGGGTTGTTTGGAAGAAACTAAAAATGGAAAGATGGTAAGGGCAGTTTTAGTGTCAAATTATGAAGGACAAATGGATATAACATGGCTATGTTATGATATGGATAAGATGACGTGGACTTGGGTCCCACTTCCTGATTGTCAAATGAAAGGATCAAACATGGCCGGCATTGCCTTCTCATCCTCTGGCCTCACCTTGCCTTCTAATTAA
- the LOC124929845 gene encoding uncharacterized protein LOC124929845, with amino-acid sequence MRMLAYGVVGDACDEYVKIGETTTLECTRIFCKTIIALFQDEYLRRLNGEDLQRLLQVGQERGFPRMIGSIDCMHWEWKNCPKTWQGKFTNGHKGSTTIILEVVASYDLWIWHAFFGMPGTLNDINVLDKSPIFDDIESGEALAVNFSVNGRQYNFAYYLADEIYPKWPIFVQSIQIPQGDKA; translated from the coding sequence ATGCGCATGCTTGCATATGGAGTAGTCGGGGATGCTTGTGATGAATATGTGAAAATTGGAGAAACCACTACACTTGAGTGCACTCGTATTTTTTGCAAAACAATAATTGCCTTGTTTCAAGATGAATACTTAAGACGACTAAATGGGGAAGACTTGCAGAGGTTACTCCAAGTTGGACAAGAGCGTGGTTTTCCTAGAATGATTGGAAGTATTGATTGCATGCACTGGGAGTGGAAGAATTGTCCTAAGACTTGGCAAGGGAAGTTTACTAATGGACACAAGGGCTCAACAACAATTATCCTCGAGGTAGTGGCATCTTATGATTTGTGGATATGGCATGCTTTTTTTGGCATGCCCGGAACATTGAACGATATTAATGTATTAGACAAGTCACCAATTTTTGACGACATTGAGTCTGGTGAAGCTCTTGCCGTGAACTTCAGTGTGAATGGTCGACAATACAATTTTGCCTACTATCTTGCTGATGAAATCTATCCTAAATGGCCCATCTTTGTCCAATCAATTCAAATACCCCAAGGAGACAAAGCGTAG